Proteins encoded together in one Impatiens glandulifera chromosome 1, dImpGla2.1, whole genome shotgun sequence window:
- the LOC124921996 gene encoding DNA-binding protein DDB_G0278111-like — translation MADPELEAIRQRRMQELMAQRGAGNQNNSEQQAGQEDAKREAEERRQLMLTQIVSSEARQRLARIALVKPEKARGVEDVIIRAFKMGQIAEKVSEEKLISLLEQINTQTSKQTKVTIQRRRSVLEDDD, via the exons ATG GCTGATCCTGAACTCGAAGCGATAAGGCAGCGAAGAATGCAGGAGCTTATGGCTCAACGTGGTGCT GGAAATCAGAACAATTCTGAACAGCAGGCAGGCCAGGAAGATGCTAAAAG GGAAGCAGAGGAGAGGAGACAATTGATGCTCACTCAGATTGTGTCTTCTGAAGCGCGACAAAGAC TTGCTCGAATTGCATTGGTGAAACCTGAGAAAGCTAGGGGAGTTGAAGATGTTATAATTAGAGCTTTCAAGATGGGTCAGATTGCTGAGAAA GTTTCTGAAGAGAAGCTTATATCATTGCTTGAACAGATCAATACACAGACCAGCAAACAGACCAAAGTTACT
- the LOC124921997 gene encoding pterin-4-alpha-carbinolamine dehydratase 2, mitochondrial has protein sequence MISMLKLRLVYLSNFKGQSSSLSQSLFGASSHFPHGRSTSRILEILHNRVGLSSNRNTSIGFRTFCSSQDLTTKKCVSCSSVDMKPMSEEAANGLLPKVPEWNLVNEGEVWKLCRSWKVKTFARGMQFLQSVAETAETEGHHPDLHLVNWNNVTIEIWTHSVGGLTENDFILAAKINALKLDHLLRKNPV, from the exons ATGATTTCCATGCTAAAGTTACGCCtggtttatctctctaacttcaAG GGACAATCGTCATCGCTATCGCAGTCACTATTTGGTGCTTCCAGTCATTTCCCTCATGGACG CTCAACTAGTAGAATCCTTGAGATACTTCACAATCGTGTGGGCCTGTCGTCCAATAGAAACACAAGTATTGGATTTAGAACATTTTGTTCCTCCCAAG ATCTTACAACTAAGAAGTGTGTGTCTTGCTCCTCTGTGGACATGAAACCAATGAGTGAAGAAGCAGCCAATGGTCTTCTACCAAAG GTTCCAGAATGGAATTTAGTTAATGAGGGTGAAGTATGGAAACTGTGTCGGTCCTGGAAAGTGAAGACTTTCGCCCGAGGCATGCAGTTTCTTCAGTCTGTTGCTGAAACTGCTGAAACAGAAG GTCACCATCCAGATCTTCACCTTGTGAACTGGAACAATGTCACAATCGAAATATGGACGCATTCTGTTG GTGGACTAACAGAAAATGATTTCATTCTGGCTGCTAAGATAAATGCTCTCAAATTGGATCACCTTCTGAGAAAGAACCCAGTTTGA